From the genome of Medicago truncatula cultivar Jemalong A17 chromosome 2, MtrunA17r5.0-ANR, whole genome shotgun sequence:
tcgTATGAAGTAGTCGTTAACATCAAAGTGTTGGTCTGACAATAGTTCTTTGCAAGACaatatcaattttgtttatgtattTTGAATGAACATGATATCCTTTAAAATATATGGTGTGATAGGGGTGTTGGTTGTTTTGTGGTTTGACGTGTTTTGAGGTTTCGATCATATAAAAGGATTAGGTAGAtcctttttttaagaaaaagatgaattttatttcataatagTTTTAACCGTACAAACCTATTTATGTAATATTGACATTATCACTAATTTGTACcaacaaaaaatgaatataatttctatttttaatttttttttggtacaaataattaatttctattttgttacTTTGCAAACATAATTAGCCTGTGGCTCGGAACAAAGAGCTAGTTGAGAGTGATACGTACAATAGAATAGAAAGTAGAAACACACCAAACGTCTTCCTCCTGCGCTGCCGTACCTCACCCCACCGTCCTCCACTGTTCATAAAACCATGGAGGCTCTGAAGGAACTCCTTCCGGAACCAAAATCATCTACAGCAACATACTATCACCATAGCTACGATCCTTGGTTTAAGCAACTGTTCACCACAACCAAAGAGGAGAACCAATTGTACCACCGTATCTGAAACGATCCGGTTGAGGATTTCGGTGAAGGTGGAGCTTTCCCGGAAATCCACGTGATACAGTATCCACTTGATATGGAAAGGAATGAGAATTCGAAGAGATTCTTACGGTTACGGTTGATGTTCATGGTAATGTTGCGTATGATGCTATGAGAATGCGAAGAAATTTGTATATACCCAGCACAAGGATTTGATACcaatgattttgaagaatgaTGAAATGGTGGAGGAAACGAAGATTGCGGCACTTGAGAAGATTGTTAATGTGAGGCTTAGTGCGTCAATGTTCCCAATCATAATTAGGATTCTAAGTATATAAAGTACAAACCTTCACAACAGAATGCGGCGTTTAATTCTGGTTGAGATGTCTGTTGATCCGTTTGAGCcaccaaaatttaaacaaaagaaaattcttTTGAAGGAGAAGGAAAGGAAAGAGCAGGACTCAGAAAGCGCGTTCGGAGAGAATTAGTCATGTGGCTCCTCCGGTTGCTTCGGAAAAGGAGGGAAGGTTATATGCTAAGGATGTTGGCATGGGAAAGAAGTGCAAGATTACTAGAGATAAGGATCGTGATATAAGTGAGAAGGTTGCTCTTGGTATGTCTTATACTAAACAAGGCACACAGGTCATGCATGATGAAAAGCTATTAAACCAGGATAATGAAGCTTATGGAGGTGCAGATGAGCAGCTGGAGAAGACTGACAAAGGATTTACCGGGGCTTCTGAAAGGGCACCTCTCACTCCGAGGGATAGGCCAGTAGAGTTTGAGAGTGACGAAGCTGATCCATTTGGTCTTGATCAATTCTTGACCGAGGTCAAGAAGGGTAAGAAGGCCATGGAAAGCTAGTGCTATATCTTCAATGCGAGAGATAGTTCTGATGGAGATCGGTCCAAAAGGCATGCTTATGTGATTGTGGTATACCGATATCAGGTGACACAACTGTGTATCAAGGTGAAAATCTTAATCTCGTAGTGAAAAGGCGCAAAAAGGAAAGTCTTGATAAGAAGTGTAACAAGGGTGGTCAATTACTGGTTAGTGAATCGACTAGTGTTCCACTATTGGCTCCTGAAAGTTGTATTGGTATGAAGACTAACATTTATCCTCAACATACATCTGGAGTTGAGCCTCGCCGTAATAAATTAACCGATGAAACTAATGATATTGTACATGTTGAGCCCATTCCAACAAATGATGGTAATGCTGATAAAGTTCAGCATATGAATAATGAATCTCAACCCAAACAAAAGGAACCAAATGTTGCATCTTTAAATGGCTCACAAAAGCCAGTTGCCAATGATAAAGCTTTAGTTTATACTGTCTTTGATTGTGGAGCAGAGTTATCAAGTGACAGTGATGTGTATTACAATGAAAAGATTGATCTTACAGCGAAAAAGGATGAATTCCTGAGCTCCCAGCACGCTTTTGGTCAAGATTTGCCAGCAATGATTGAATCAAGAGGACGAAACCTTTGCAGTAAGTGCAATGAATCTGGCCAATTACTGGTTTGTAAAACTACTACTTACTCGTTGATGGTGCATATAAACTACCTGGGTGATTCTGCTCAGTTGGCAAAGGAAAACTTTCTCTGCCCATTTTTGTGAATATTCTCACATTATTTCAGAATGTCTTGAAGCCAAGAAAATATCTTCTCCGGCGAGGAAAGAATTAGCTATCTTCGTTGGTAAGGgtattaacattttattttaacattttatgaaTATCTTGAATAAGATGACAAATCATCGATATATGTTTTGCAATGGTATAGATAAGAATGAAATCAATCATATTGCAATTTATTTCTCGTTACgacttaataaaataagactTCACAAGTCAAATTAGTTCAGTCAGTCTTTACTTGTATATCGCTTCCTGCCAGCTAGGTTCATAGGAAGCAACCTGGAGATCTTGCAATCATACTAGGAGCATAAAATCAGATTTAGAAACCAAAATTACAGAAGTACATGTTATGCCATTTCTGAGATTAAATTTTTGTCTCATGACttcttttataaaagaaaacagAAATTGAACTCACCTCCACTATGGTATGCTTAAATAGCATGCATGGCTCTTCTATATTTTAAAGGGTTGATaatgtttttcacccctgtaatatatgtcatttccggtctttgcccctataaaattttcggcaCCCTCGTAAAACaccccttaataggccattcaaaaaccaaaatttcttgaaaaaaaattctgaaaatggcctattaggggtgttttctgtaaaataaaaattttacgagggtgcaaatcaaaccgaaaattttataggggcaaagaccggaaatgacatatattacagggatgaaaaacaCTGTTAACCCTATTTTAAATGAACATTCGCCATCCTTTTTCGTTGATGTGCATCATAAACGGCCTACTGTTCTTAAGTTGACATATGATTTGCATAATGaacaatttgttttatttggagATAATCGTGACATTAAGTCAGTTTTATGAAATAATGAAGAAACGTTCATTAGGTTTTTTACTTGGTTTCATGCAAATCATCAATACGAAGAGGGTTAATACTTGACATATGTTGAATTTCCAACAAGATTTAATATGTGAAGGACGGGAAACAATGACAACCATGTAAACCAGTATATTGTATTTGTATTCCATGCAACCTTTTTGAATGGTTAATAGTATCCAAGACACTTTAATCAGAGGCAGTGGTGAAAATAGTGACAGCAAGGTAAACATTAATGAAGGGACTCACCAAGGTTATGCGAGACCTCAAGACTCAAAGTTCCCTTTATACTaaatttactttaatttatGCTGATCTATAACttaaatataatctaattttgtgggagatgtatttttttggtataaattaagtttcaatttaatttaaataacatttttattattattgatcactACCCTAATTTCTTGTGCTTAACACATGTatcaaaatctttaaaaaaaatggccaTAGGGCGTTCATTAACATTTTcgttatggtttttttttttaataacattttttagtaatgaattaaataaagaaaaggaCAAATTTATATGGTAAAATTAGAGAATTGGCATCAGAATGGGCGGGGGAAgtaaaatgactaaattaccctgtgaatgagtttaagaagaagaGTTCTGAAATAAAGAACGCAATTCGAAACCCTGACTGATGGAATCTGAATCATCACTTGTTCTTCCATGGCATTGGGTGATTGAAGCCCTAGCTGGTTTCAAAGAAATCACCTTACCCACTTTACAAGCTTTGATTGATGCTTCCCTTTTAACGCATCATGATTTTTCTGAAACTACCAAAGATTTGATTGCTTTGAAGTGTTTGGAGGAACTTtacccttcttcttcttcttcaacaacaacattggAGGAACTTGATTCTTCGCTTTCATCCCAAGACGTTCTTCTTCAAATATTGCATCAGGTAAGTAACTATAACATTTTCAATCATcttctttttatgttttcaatattaaaataatattttcttgtcCATTAGGTATCGTTATCAAATCTAAGAACTTCTGGACCGGAGCTTTTCAAATGGGATGTTAACAGATTTATCGCGCACAAACGAGCCGACAATGTCAAATGTCAGTTAGAGAAGGTGATTAGACTgtccttttctatttttttcctttttgagaaatatgaaaataaataaataattgaacatTCACCTGTTTTCTCATTTTGCTGAATAGCTGAAAGAATCAATACTGGACGGTACTCTACCACTTAATGATCACTTAAAAGAAAGGAGTGGCTTATTCCAAACGAATCGGGCTCATACTGGCAAATGCTATGGGTACTCCACTTACGCACAAGACAGTGGAGAAAAAGAGAATTCAGTGTCTTTAATACCAGAGGATAATAATTGCTTATCTTCTAAGAGGAATAGGGTTTACTCAGCTAATGAACATGAACCTGATTTGCATCTTAAAGGTTCAAATCTTTCTCAGAAGACAGTTAGCAGTGATAAATCTCAAGACGATACATCTGTGTATCAATGTGAAAATCTTAATCTCGTGATGAAAAGGCGCAAAAAGGATAGTCATGATAAGAAGTTTAACAAGGGC
Proteins encoded in this window:
- the LOC11421590 gene encoding uncharacterized protein isoform X1 translates to MESESSLVLPWHWVIEALAGFKEITLPTLQALIDASLLTHHDFSETTKDLIALKCLEELYPSSSSSTTTLEELDSSLSSQDVLLQILHQVSLSNLRTSGPELFKWDVNRFIAHKRADNVKCQLEKLKESILDGTLPLNDHLKERSGLFQTNRAHTGKCYGYSTYAQDSGEKENSVSLIPEDNNCLSSKRNRVYSANEHEPDLHLKGSNLSQKTVSSDKSQDDTSVYQCENLNLVMKRRKKDSHDKKFNKGSQLLVSEATSVPLLVPESCIGMLTNIYPRHTSGVEPCRNKLIDEANDTVHVEPIPTNDDGNADKVQHMTDESQPKQKEPNVASLKGSQKPAASDKAVVDTVNDCGAELSSDSDVYYNEKIDLTAIKAEFLSSQHASGQDLPAMTESRGQNLCSKCNEAGQLLVCTTCPLMLHKNCLGDSAQLEAKGNFLCPFCKYSHAISEYLEAKKISSSARKELAIFNSKGSIEN
- the LOC11421590 gene encoding uncharacterized protein isoform X2, translated to MESESSLVLPWHWVIEALAGFKEITLPTLQALIDASLLTHHDFSETTKDLIALKCLEELYPSSSSSTTTLEELDSSLSSQDVLLQILHQVSLSNLRTSGPELFKWDVNRFIAHKRADNVKCQLEKLKESILDGTLPLNDHLKERSGLFQTNRAHTGKCYGYSTYAQDSGEKENSVSLIPEDNNCLSSKRNRVYSANEHEPDLHLKGSNLSQKTVSSDKSQDDTSVYQCENLNLVMKRRKKDSHDKKFNKGSQLLVSEATSVPLLVPESCIGMLTNIYPRHTSGVEPCRNKLIDEANDTVHVEPIPTNDDGNADKVQHMTDESQPKQKEPNVASLKGSQKPAASDKAVVDTVNDCGAELSSDSDVYYNEKIDLTAIKAEFLSSQHASGQDLPAMTESRGQNLCSKCNEAGQLLVCTTCPLMLHKNCLGDSAQLEAKGNFLCPFCKYSHAISEYLEAKKISSSARKELAIFNSSIEN